Proteins encoded in a region of the Marmota flaviventris isolate mMarFla1 chromosome 3, mMarFla1.hap1, whole genome shotgun sequence genome:
- the Ntf3 gene encoding neurotrophin-3, which yields MVTSATILQVNKVMSILFYVIFLAYLRGIQGNNMDQRNLPEDSLNSLIIKLIQADILKNKLSKQMVDVKENYQNVLPKAEAAREPEQGEPARSEFQPMIATDTELLRQQRRYSSPRVLLSDSTPLEPPPLYLMEDYVGNPVVANRTSRRKRYAEHKSHRGEYSVCDSESLWVTDKSSAIDIRGHQVTVLGEIKTGNSPVKQYFYETRCKEARPVKNGCRGIDDKHWNSQCKTSQTYVRALTSENNKLVGWRWIRIDTSCVCALSRKIGRT from the coding sequence ATCTTACAGGTGAACAAGGTGATGTCCATCTTGTTTTATGTGATATTTCTCGCTTATCTCCGTGGCATCCAAGGTAACAACATGGATCAAAGGAATTTGCCGGAAGACTCACTCAACTCCCTGATTATTAAGCTGATCCAGgcagatattttgaaaaacaagctCTCCAAGCAGATGGTGGATGTTAAAGAAAATTACCAGAACGTCCTGCCGAAAGCAGAGGCAGCCCGAGAGCCAGAGCAGGGAGAACCTGCCAGGTCAGAATTCCAGCCAATGATTGCGACAGACACCGAATTGCTGCGACAACAGAGACGCTACAGTTCCCCCCGAGTCCTGCTAAGCGACAGTACCCCCTTGGAGCCTCCTCCCTTGTATCTCATGGAGGATTACGTGGGCAACCCCGTGGTGGCCAACAGAACGTCACGGCGGAAACGGTATGCAGAGCATAAGAGTCACCGAGGGGAGTACTCGGTGTGTGACAGTGAGAGTCTGTGGGTGACCGACAAGTCGTCGGCCATCGACATTCGGGGACACCAGGTCACGGTGCTGGGGGAGATCAAAACCGGCAACTCTCCCgtcaaacaatatttttatgaaaCGAGATGTAAAGAAGCCAGGCCAGTCAAAAACGGTTGCAGGGGGATCGATGACAAACACTGGAACTCTCAGTGCAAAACGTCCCAAACCTACGTCCGAGCACTGACTTCAGAAAACAACAAACTCGTAGGCTGGCGCTGGATACGAATAGACACTTCCTGTGTGTGTGCCTTGTCGAGAAAAATCGGAAGAACATGA